The window AACTGTAATGAAAACTGCCAATCGAATATTAGTACCAGAGCCATATGCCCGCCCCCTGGCTtactcctccctcccccctgcaTTACCACCCCATAAAACGCTATGCAAGGAACTTTAACAATAATGACTCCTACACGCCTCAGTTGGATATGATACTTAACCCTACAACATTAAAGGGAGGAAAATATTACACTTTTACTAAATCGTCTTGAATGTTATTACTTCATATTTTATTCAAAGCAAGTCATACTTTGTAGTTTATGAGCTAATTAATTACAATATAAGGTCGCCAACGGTATGTCACGTACACAATAAATACAAAATGTTCGATTTACATTCTGTACTGATAATACAGACTGGCGAGAACCACGACTTCGTACCAACTGCAATCTTAAATTGTGAGAGGTTTTAAGTAATATAGGGTTAAATTGTAAAAAACAAGTAGTGGAATCTTATCTTCCATTGCGTAACCCGTCTGCGAATGTTAGTCTTTTAACTGATTGAAACAGAAACAGCTCGTCAGTTTCTCTTCATAATAAACGAGGCAAAGATGAAACCGATAGTTGCAGAGACgaggatgaaagacataaatttgtAAATGTTTTATAAACACTGCAAAATTACGTATGGCAACTCAAGCGAAGAAAAGGAAGGAGATACAGACAAGCTTAATAAATCTTTTTGCCTGTATTTAATATACAGTGTTTCTCATACCGAACGTCTGATCAAAACGAAGAAAACCGTGTGCGATACAGCGACGACAGACCGATGAAGTCTTCAACATGGGGGTAAGTGCCTCAAGAAATGATCGTATCACATCACTAACAAAAAAGGGGAATAAAAACAAAATCGACAAAATAATGGGATCTCGGCGTAAACACGGAGTTTTGGAAAGAAAAACGAAATGATAAACTTCTGGAATACAAAAaaacactgatgaaaaaaatgaaGGTAATAAACAATGAGGAATTCAAAAGAGAAATGGTACTTTATCGCGATTTCAAGTAGATCTGTCCAGACATACTATAGACTGACCAAGTCACGACAGAAGAACAAAATCACTGTCCTGGAAGTCGCGTTGGCCAAGGTCGGCAGACTTCTGGCAACTGCTCAGTATGTGCAAAGATAGTGGGGTACCAGTAACGAAAGCGCGTTTGGTGCTGTTGGGATCTGTTGGAAATCCGTATGTCATGGCGTCTTTTGATACGCAACATCTGCCTTCACTCGAGGCGAACGGCGGACAGTTGTGGGTTGGCGCATCTCTGGGCTGAGAGCGAAAGTGGGAACCGGCAGCCTGCTGCTTGAGGACTAATTGGTCGGGTGCTCGATCTCCTAACGAGAAACAGACCTCAACTCTTCAAATCAGCCATTAGAGGGTGGCTTCAGTGATAGCATCACTGACTAAGGGCGTTAAAGAGCTTTAAGAAATGTAGGAAAATACTTCTGCATATCAAAGATGACAAGACAAAAATTTTCACTATATCCTAGCGAACGTGAAGTATTTAGTTCTGAGGAGGAggagcttagtgtttaacgtcccgtcgacaacgaggtcattagagacggagcggaagctcgggttagggaaggatggggatcgaaatcggccgtgccctttcaaaggaaccatcccggcatttgcctgaagcgatttagggaaatcacggaaaacctaaatcaggatggccagagacgggattgaaccgtcgtcctcccgaatgcgagtccagtgtgctaaccactgcgccacctcgctctgtctttAGTTCTGAGGACGAAGGTTTGTGGcacaaatggataaaattaaaaagcgTCGTTCGATACGCTCTAGACAAGTTTGTTCCTAGCAAGGTTTTAGGTATGGTTCAATAGCCGTGTTAAAAAGTTGCTACGCAAGCTAAGAGAGCATCACAGATCTAAGGTAAGTGAAAAACTAGCTGACAACCAGAAGCTAAACGAGAGGGGACTCAGCTGAAGGGCaccaatgagaaaagctttcagtgAATATCGAAGCAAAATTTTGCCATCCGGTCTGGCTAAAAGCCCTGAGAATTTGTAGTCCTCTGTGGATCGGAATTGTCCATTCTGTCGCTCAGTAGTCATACTGGCACCAAAACGGAGGATAGCGGAAAGCAGTAATACTGAATTAGGTCTTCCGAAAGTGTTTAAACGCGGAATATCTTAACACGGTACCTTCTTGCAGTGATCGTTTGAACGGGCCAACAACAGGGGTTAATATCGCagcatagaaaagcaactacaatcgcttagtagcggaagGGCATgtggaccagatgagatactttTGAGATTGTGTAGAGATTATGAAAGACATTTACCTAGAGGGTGAACTGTCAGTCGCTGCAACGTTCATCTATCCTCAGCAAGTCTTCCTGCTGTTCGCTACGACGTTACTATTTTCATATAAACAACCACACCATCTACAAAAAGCATCCACGGAGCTTTTGAAGGTATCAATACCAGAAGACTGGCGAAGTACAGGAAAACCTATGGAGGATTGGTGAATGGTGAACGGACTACAGTTGGCTCTGAACGTATTGCGAATATAGAAGAAATCCAATCGCATTAGCTAACGCAGATACCTAGGAGTATTCATGTAGAGCGACCTAAAGTGAAATGGCCACATAAAACGAATACTAAAGAAAGCAGATGTCaagctgagattcataggaagattcTTAAGTAAACGtacttcatccacgaaagaagtggcttggaAGGAACTTGATAGGccgattctagagtactgctcgatAGTCTGGGACACTTACCAGATACCACAGGAAAGCaaagatccagcgaagagcggtgcatttcgtcTCAGCGTCGTTTAGTCGGCGTGACAGCGTTGCAGACAATTATGCTCAACAAACTTAAGTGGCAAACGTTACAAGAGCAGCATTGTATGCATGGAGTAGGGTATAGAACAGGGCCTTTTACACTTCATGTGATATGTAACATACCATTGGaaatctaataattgtaattaactaaggCATAACCTTGATATGACTACCTTTAAATAAAAGGTGCAGTAGTGAACTTTACGTTTGTTTAGGAGCAATGTAACATTTTTCCTCTTAGTGTTGTAGAACACTTGTGTTAGGTGCACATTACTAATAAGAGCGTGTAGTGTTCTGTTAGGGAGAGAGGGAGACCTTGCTTTCagtctttcctcccccccccccccctctctctctctctctctctctctctctctctctctctctctctctctctctctctctctctctctctctctctcaatgtacACCAAACACACTTAATTCTAGAACGCTAAAGGGGGGAAATATTACATTGCTACTAAATCACTGTAAAGTTCACTACTACAAAGGAGGTCATAATATTAGGTTAGGCGTTATTTACAATTATCAGATTTACAATGGTAtattacataccaaattaagtacaaaatgtcctgttttatacctGCTGTAATAGTacattttacgagggtttagtgaTCTAGGATTAACACTTAAACCATGAGCGAAAATTGccaaaatagattgaagaaaattaTATTGAACCACATAGCTGGAAACATCGTATCGTTTGGAGATGAAAGCTCTCTGGTTTCCAGCCGGATGTCAGTGTTAAAATACGACGTATCTGAGAGTGTCTTACTCGTTATCTTCCGGCGAAGTGAAATGTTGCGGTATTTTAACACTGCCATCCTGCTGAAAACCGAGAGCTTTTCGTCACTATTATACGCCGAGAAGTCTACATTCACACATCGTACGGTCTCTTAGTGGAAAGAACAGTTAAGATAAGTAGTCTACTGCAGACGCTTATAATTATGAAGGATGGATTAGTTGAGTTATTTTCTAGGGCACAGTTGTCTAACGAGCTGTGAATGGGAAGTCTCAAGACACGGCTGTGATATTTCCAATTGTGGAGGATATAGCATACAGCCAGAACGTAGGAATAGTGGGGAACAAAACGAAATTAGTAAATTGATGGGGAAATAGTTTTTGCCTTCGCCATTAAATTTTATAAGATATCAGCTGTCATGGAAAAATGTGTATCCCACTAATTCAGAGAGTACAGCTTTAGATCATTATAATAAAGGCACTAATAATTACAGAAGGATCATATGAACATTATTTGAATACATAGCTTACTTAAGCCTGAATTATATGTAGTAACAACGTATGTGGCAGCACCtgtattcgttcaaatggctctgagcactatgggacttaacatctgaggtcatcagtcctctagacttagaactacttaagcctaactaacctaagcacatcacacacatccatgcccgaggcaggattcgaacctgcgaccatagcggtggcgcggttccagaccgtagcgcctagagccgctcggccggtGCACATATATTACCCACTTTACAAATTATCCCCAAGAAAATTATAAATCAACCTCAATTTTCACAAAATACGTTACGCCACTTTATGTCAAAATAAACAAAATACTGattaaaatttacacacacacacacacacacacacacacacacacacacacacacacacacacacacaccacgtgaAGTATTCCAGACACCTAATAAAATACGGTCGTTCATTCTCAGTGCTGCAAATCACTACAAGGTTTATGTTTATAGGAGAGAGAATCGACTACGTAACGTTAACGTAACACGCATTCTAAAATAGATACTCTGAAGAACCTATCTACGCAACAACGTAATGTATACGCAACTGTATGTTTCTAATAAGCATGGAGTCACATGCCGCTGTTTGACTTAAATGCATGTACGTGCTGGTCACAGGTATTGTGTAAGTActtaaaacagaaggaatgtcgcaGAATTGTCATTAGGAACCAAATAGGCTACTAAGTTCCTACAGcaaggaaatttaattattttaacatCAGTTCTCCTTTTTCTACACATTTAGTTAAAATGACTTTCAATATATTCAGGAAAGACTATTATACAACAATGAATATACTTACATAAGACTTCATACACTTTCGCTCTTCCATTAGCATTAATCAGCAAATTTACACAAGAACGGAGCAGTATTCTCTATAGAAACTTTCAACTGTTCGTTCTACTAATCTGTAATTGCCTGCACAAAGAAAAATTCCGATTTTTATAACAATCTTAACAGCAGTTCTTCATTTCCAGAAGGTTGGATTGATGCGCAGCCTCCGCTCAAAATTATTATACCAATTACGTAAAGCGGATAATGGTACGTAGTTTTCATCTATTGCAGGAGTAACCTGTTGCACAGATAGGGTGAAACTCGCGATGTAGTTCACGAAGTTTTCTATCATCTTATGTCCGAATTCCACAACTGGCTTAGTCGTTCTGTCAACAGCGCGAGACGCTTGTTCTAAAACAACCGTTAAAGGCTCCACGGATATTCCGATTTGAGCGTGATGCGACATTTTCTGTTCTCCAAATGAGAACCCCGCGAAGTTTTTAGGGTTACCTTTCTTGAGGTCAGCAATATTGAAAATTGCAGACGGCTTGTCGTTTGATATGTAGCCCAGCAAATGCCACGTGGGAGGGGCTTCTGCATCCGGGCAGCTGAAGTAGACGAGTCCCGCCGTCTCTGGAGGAAACGGTTGTGCGCCAGTGAGGAACACGACGACGTCTGTAACAGAATCTGCCTCCATCACCGTCGTTGCAAATTTTGTCTCACCGCACTGCTGGAAGTCTGTCTGCACTAACTTTCCTGACGCAATAACGCCGAACATTTTCACGGTTCAGATGAAGCCCTAGTTGCCACAACACTTCCTCGGGCAGCCAAACAGAATACCACAGGCGACTCACCAGTAAACAGCAAACAAAAGAGTATATCATTCGTCAGAAGTTATACTGCGACAGCAGCTAATCAGAGATGTTTATTAATGCGTGTTTCGCTACTGATTGTCAGTTTTTTGTCTCTGCATTCGTGTGCCAGCAAAGAAGATGTACTTTGCAGAGTATGTGAAACATTAGGGCCTATTTATCGCAAGTAGTTTATTGCTTacttaaaacagaaaataacattAAATCCAGCAAACATTATTTTGTAGGTTTCTCCACGGATCGATTTCTTAATATTGTTTCGTTGTTTTCCAGTCGTTGCACGTTGCATAACAAATGCGATATTCTAGTCTAAACGTATTGCAATCACTGGAAACTTTTATTGAGAAATTATGAAGCTGAATAACTAACAAAATATGCGAAACTGCGGGATACGATCAGATGGCGTTTAGCTAAATTGCGCCACCGCTAATCCATATTGCGTTTTTATTATTTTGGAAGCAACGGCGTTATTAAAAATGATACACCAGAATCACGTCAGAAAATTGATTTACGCTTTTCATCTGCGCTGAAATTTCTGCACTGTCGTCGAATAATTGAAAAAGGTTCTACAGCTACGTCTACATACTGTGTACATGATATAACTAAATTCCTTTTATAGACTTTGAGGACAGCTTCCTTaggccgaaacaagaaaaaaagtctagcaaacaCAGGCTTTAAAAtttataccttaagagttatgagcacttgttaatcttagct is drawn from Schistocerca gregaria isolate iqSchGreg1 chromosome 3, iqSchGreg1.2, whole genome shotgun sequence and contains these coding sequences:
- the LOC126355593 gene encoding protein OPI10 homolog, translating into MFGVIASGKLVQTDFQQCGETKFATTVMEADSVTDVVVFLTGAQPFPPETAGLVYFSCPDAEAPPTWHLLGYISNDKPSAIFNIADLKKGNPKNFAGFSFGEQKMSHHAQIGISVEPLTVVLEQASRAVDRTTKPVVEFGHKMIENFVNYIASFTLSVQQVTPAIDENYVPLSALRNWYNNFERRLRINPTFWK